In Streptomyces sclerotialus, the DNA window ATCTCGCGAGCGGCGGGCTGCTGCGCATCTTCGTCCTGCGGACCGCCGACGACGAGTACCAGATCGTGGAAACCATGCACCACTCGGCGACCGACCAGTGGTCCTACGTACGCCTCAACCGGGAACTACTGGAGCACTACCGGGCCGCACTCGAAGGACGGCCCGCCCGAGTGCCCGAACTCCCCGTACAGTTCGGGGACTTCGCCGAATGGCAGCGGGACCGTTTCACGGGACCCCACCGTGACCGCTGCCGGCGGTTCTGGCGGGACCACCTCGACGGCGCGCCCGAGCGGCTCCCGCTGCCCTACGACGCCTCCCCGGCGGGCGCGGGGCACGAGGGCAAGCACCACTACTTCCTGCTCGACCCGGACGTGAGCACGGCCTTCCTCGCCGCCTGCCGCAAGCAGCGGGTGACCCTGTCGGACGCCCTGCTGTCCGCGTACGTCGCGCTGCTGCACGAGGAGACCGGGCTGCACGACATCGTCGTCGGGCTGCCCAGCGCCACCCGCGGCAGACCCGAGACCAGTGACCTGATCGGCTTCCTGCTCACCAACGTGCCGGTCCGCGCCCGCCTGCCGCAGGAGCCGACGCCGGCGCAGGTCCTCGCGGCCGTGCGGGAGGCGTCGGCGGCCGTCGCCGACCACCGCGAGACGCCCTTCAGCGAGATCGTCGAGGCGGCCTCGCCGGAACGCAGCCTCGACCACTACCCGCTGCTGCAGACCATGCACCTCGTCCTCGACTTCGACGACACCGTCCTCGAAGCGCCGGGCGCCGAGGTGATCGGTACGGAGGTCGAGGACGGCGTCTCGCCGATGGACATCACCGTCGGCTGGTGGCGTGCTGGGGACCGGCTGTACGGGCGGCTGGAGTACCGGACCGAGCTGTTCACCGACGCCACCGTGGAGCGGCTCACCCGGCGCCTGCTCACGCTCGTCCAGCTCTTCACCGAGCGTCCCGACGAGCCGCTGCGCGTACGGGAGGCGCCCCGGCCCGCCGTCACCGCCACCGCCACCGCGCCCGCGGACCGCACCGCGGCGCTGCCTGAACCGCCGACAGAGGAGCTGCGTACCCTCACCGCCGTCTGGGCCGACGTACTCGGCACGGAAGTGGGCCCGGACGACAACTTCTTCCACAGCGGCGGCACGTCCCTGAAGGTGATCCAGCTGTCGCACGCGTTGCGCGCGGCCGGCTTCGACATCGGCCCCCGGCAGATCTTCCACGCCCCCACCATCCGCGGCCAGCTCGGCCTCGCCCGCCGGGACCCGGGCACGCCGGACGACGCGGCGCACGCCGTCGGCGCGGTCAGCCCCCAGCAGGAGGACCTGCTCGAAGGCGGGCTGCCGCGCACCGAACTGTGGTCGCACAGCCTGGTCCTCACCGCGGCCCGTGGCCTGGACCCGGAGTGGATGAAGATCGTGACCAAGCGGGTCGTCGCGGCCCATCCCGGGCTGTGCACCGTCTTCCACCGCCACGACGGCGGCTGGCGCGCTGCACCGGCGGACCGCTGGCTCTGGCGCGTCGAGGAACCGGACACCGCGCCCGCCGACGTGGCCGCCGCCCACCGCGAGGCGTTCGACCTGGGCGACGGGCCGCTCTTCGCCGTCTCCCTGATCCCCGGCCGGCCCGACCGGCTGGTCCTCACCGCCCACCACCTGGTCGTCGACGGTCTCTCCTGGCACGTACTGGCCACGGAACTCGCCCTGGCCTACCGCGGGGAGCGCCCGGTACCGGAGGAGCGGCACCCCTCCGCCGTCGCCGCCGCCCAGCGGGCCCGCGACGTACGCCAACAACTGCCCTACTGGCGCGAGCAGTTGCGTGACCTGAAGCCGCTGGGCTGCCGCACCGGCGGCCCCGATCTGATCGGCGCGGAGACCGCCCACCGGGTGCGGGTCCCGCTCCCGCCGCGCGACGCCGGGCCGGGCGGAGCGGACGGACCGGGCTGGTACACCGAGGCGCTGACCGCGGTCGGCCGTGCCGTACACCCCTGGTTCGGCGGTGCGGACGCCGTCGTCGACGTGATCGGCCCCGGCCGCGAACTGCCGCCCGTGGCCGGCTGGGACCCGCTGCGGTCCGTCGGCTTCTACGCCACCGTGCACCCGGTCCGGCTGCCCCTCGGCGGCGACGCCGCGAGCCACGTCCACGCGGTGGGCCGGGCGCTGGACGCCGTACCGGAAGGCGGCACGGGCTACTTGGCGCTGCGCTGGTCCGACGACCCGGAGGTACGCGCCGAGGTCGCCGCCCTGGGACGCCCTGAGGTGTCCTTCAACCACGTCGGCACGCTGCTCAGCGGCGCGGCGGACGGGGAGAACCGGGGGGACGGCGAAGCGCTGCTGGCCGTCGAGGAGCAGGTCGGTCCTTCGGGGAACGCGGACGCCCCGCGCTACCACGCGGTGTCCGTCGTCTGCGAGACGGACGCTCATGAAGCCGCGTTCACCTGGAAGTTCAGCCCCGACGCGGTCGACGCCGATGCGGTACGCGCCGCGGCGGCAGTGGCGGCGGAGGAATTCGGCCGGCTCGCGCGGCACCGCGGAAGCGCGCCGTCCACCACCGCCGGCATGCCGCTGGACGCGGTGAACCAGATGCTCGCCGATCTCACCCGCGGCCGGAAGGATGCACGTCCCGTATGAGCACGTCCCGCATGAGCACGGACACCGGACACCCCGTGACGGGCTCCAAGCGCCCGCTGACCGCGCTGGTGGCGGCGAACTACCTGTCCTGGATCGGCAACACCATGACCCTGGTCGCGGTGCCGCTCTACGTACTGGACATCTCCGGCAGCGCCACCCAGGCGGGCGCCGCCGGGTTCGCCAACGCCCTGCCGATGATCATCGCGGGGCTGGCCGGCGGGGTCGTCACCGACCGGGTCGGCCCCCGCCGCACCAGCGTGGCGGCCGACCTGGCCGCCGGTGTGTGCATGGCAGCGGTCCCGGCACTGCACGGCTCGGTCGGCCTCGCCCTGCCCGTCCTGATGGCCCTGCTGTTCCTGCGCACCCTCGCCGACGCCCCGGGTGCCGCGGCGCGGCTCGCCCTGCTGCCGCAGGTGACGAACGCCGCGGGGACCCGCCCCGAGACGGCCAACTCCCTCTTCCACTCCGCCCAGCGCGTCGCCTACGTCGTGGGCCCGCCGGCGGCCGCGCTGATGGCCGGGCTCACCGGCCCGGCCGCGGTGCTGTACGTGGACGCCGCGACGTTCCTGGTCTCGGCACTCCTCATCGTCGTGGCCGTACCCCGAGGGCGGGGGAAGCCGGCCGAAGGCGCGGAGCCGGCTCCGGAGGCCGGGGCGGAACCGGCTCCGCGTCCGGGCTTCCTGCGTGAGGTCACGGACGGCGGCCGCTTCATCCTGCGCACCCCCGTACTGGGCGCCATCATCAGCGTCGTCGTCGTCACCAACTTCCTCGACGACGCCCTGACCCCGGTCCTGCTGCCGGTCTACAGCCGTGAGGTGCTGCACGACGCGGACCTCGTCGGATGGCTGCTCGCGGCCAACGGCATCGGCGCGGTCGCCGGTTCCTTCGGCTACGCCCCGGCCAGCCGCCGGCTGCTCACCAACCGCTGGGCCACGTTCGTCGGCTGCTTCGGCCTGGTGTGCCTGGCCCGGCTGTGCATGATCGCGCAACCGGGGCTCTGGCTGATGCTGCTGGTGTCCTTCGCCATCGGCCTGGCCAGCGGCCCGATCAACCCCCTGGTCACCGGGGTCGTCACGGCGGTCACGCCGGAGTCGCTGCTCGGCCGGGTGTGGGGTGCCGTGATGGCCATGGCCTTCGCCGTCGCGCCGCTCGGCATCTTCCTCACCGGCTGGCTGGCGGACCACGCGGGCCTGACCGCCACCCTCACGATCTTCGGCGGGCTCTACTGCCTCCTGATCCTCTACGCCCTCACCAACCGCGCCCTGCGCGGCCTGGGCCGCACCACCGGCACCCAGGAACAACCGCTCACGCACTGACCCATCGGTGATGCGTCGTCAGCCGCCCGTCCTCGCCCAGCACATGGAAGGCGAGCGCGGGCGGCTGGTCCAGGTGGACGTGGTGCCCGGGGTGGTCCTGACGCTCCCACGGCAGCCGGATGCTGGAGGTCACCCCGGGTGCCACGAGCAGCGGCCGTCCGGCGAAGGTGGTCGCTGCCGGGGTGTGCGCGTGACCGCAGAGGAACGCCGTCAGTCCGGGGTGGCGTTCGGCTACCGCGGCCAGCCGCCCGGCCCCGAACTGCCGGATGCCGTCGACGTACGGGACGTGCAGCGGGACGGGCGGGTGGTGGAAGCCGACCAGTACGGGTACGCCGTCGGGTGCCCGGTCCAGGACGTCCTCCAGCCACGTCAGGGTCTCGTCCTCGAGGTATCCCTCGGCCTTGCCGGGGACCGATGAGTCGCACAGGGCGATCACGGCCCCGGGCAGCTGGCGCACCTCGTTGACCGGCCCCGCCGTCCCGGGGCGGCCGAGCAGGAACTGCCGGAACGCGGCGCGTTCGTCATGGTTCCCGGGACAGACCATGACCGGATGCCGGGAGACCAGCGCCTCGCGCGCCCGCTCGTACTCGTCCGGCAGCCCGTGATCGGCGATGTCCCCCGTCACCAGCACCGCGTCCAGGTCGTACGGCAGCTCTTCCAGGTACGCCATGACGGCACGGGTCCGCCGGACACTCCGCTCGTCGCCGTCCACGTGGATGTCGCTGAGGTGCGCGATCACTGTCATCGTTCCGGTCCTCCGCCATGGTCAGGGGGCTGTGGGACTTACGCGCGTGAATCTAGACGCGGCCCGGACCACACGGAAGACCGGGTGGCGGGTGCCGGAGTCAGCCCAGTGCGAGCAGGGCGACGGCGGCGCCGGCCGCGGTGACGCCCGTCAGCTGGGCACGGGTCAGCCGTTCGCGCAGGACGGTGACGCCGAGCAGCACGGGGATCGCGGGGTAGAGCGAGGAGAGGACGACGGCGATGCTGACGAGCTGCTCGCGCAGGGCCAGCAGGTAGAAGACCAGCGCGGCGCTCGCGGTCATGCCGGTGGCGGCGGCTCCGGCAGCACGGCGGACGGTCGTACGCAGCCGTGCGGGTGCGGCCGCGGCCAGCGGCGCGATGGTGACGACGGCAGCGGCGCGCCCCGCCACCACGGGCCAGAGCCCGCTGCCGTCGCCCGCCTGCGCCAGCGCGAGGTACTGCAACGCGATACCGCAGCCGGCGGCCAGCCCCGCGGCGGACGCGGCGGGTGCGACCGGCCCGTCCCCGGGGCGGGCACGGCCCACCAGCCACAGTGCGGGCAGGGCGACGGCTGTCCCGAGCCAGGAGACGGCGGAGGGACGGTCGTT includes these proteins:
- a CDS encoding metallophosphoesterase codes for the protein MTVIAHLSDIHVDGDERSVRRTRAVMAYLEELPYDLDAVLVTGDIADHGLPDEYERAREALVSRHPVMVCPGNHDERAAFRQFLLGRPGTAGPVNEVRQLPGAVIALCDSSVPGKAEGYLEDETLTWLEDVLDRAPDGVPVLVGFHHPPVPLHVPYVDGIRQFGAGRLAAVAERHPGLTAFLCGHAHTPAATTFAGRPLLVAPGVTSSIRLPWERQDHPGHHVHLDQPPALAFHVLGEDGRLTTHHRWVSA
- a CDS encoding condensation domain-containing protein, yielding MTSPDSVSQRLARLTPQQRAALRQRLGGRGQDRPEPEPPLTRRTGDRTVSRLGLDQERIWILDQLDPGRHTYNISAGMRFKGAFDEDAFRAAAEAVVRRHDLLRSSVEVHDGTPLLRVHEDVGSPVRTFDLRAEPERLHETIRTLVRRPFDLASGGLLRIFVLRTADDEYQIVETMHHSATDQWSYVRLNRELLEHYRAALEGRPARVPELPVQFGDFAEWQRDRFTGPHRDRCRRFWRDHLDGAPERLPLPYDASPAGAGHEGKHHYFLLDPDVSTAFLAACRKQRVTLSDALLSAYVALLHEETGLHDIVVGLPSATRGRPETSDLIGFLLTNVPVRARLPQEPTPAQVLAAVREASAAVADHRETPFSEIVEAASPERSLDHYPLLQTMHLVLDFDDTVLEAPGAEVIGTEVEDGVSPMDITVGWWRAGDRLYGRLEYRTELFTDATVERLTRRLLTLVQLFTERPDEPLRVREAPRPAVTATATAPADRTAALPEPPTEELRTLTAVWADVLGTEVGPDDNFFHSGGTSLKVIQLSHALRAAGFDIGPRQIFHAPTIRGQLGLARRDPGTPDDAAHAVGAVSPQQEDLLEGGLPRTELWSHSLVLTAARGLDPEWMKIVTKRVVAAHPGLCTVFHRHDGGWRAAPADRWLWRVEEPDTAPADVAAAHREAFDLGDGPLFAVSLIPGRPDRLVLTAHHLVVDGLSWHVLATELALAYRGERPVPEERHPSAVAAAQRARDVRQQLPYWREQLRDLKPLGCRTGGPDLIGAETAHRVRVPLPPRDAGPGGADGPGWYTEALTAVGRAVHPWFGGADAVVDVIGPGRELPPVAGWDPLRSVGFYATVHPVRLPLGGDAASHVHAVGRALDAVPEGGTGYLALRWSDDPEVRAEVAALGRPEVSFNHVGTLLSGAADGENRGDGEALLAVEEQVGPSGNADAPRYHAVSVVCETDAHEAAFTWKFSPDAVDADAVRAAAAVAAEEFGRLARHRGSAPSTTAGMPLDAVNQMLADLTRGRKDARPV
- a CDS encoding EamA family transporter; its protein translation is MGALLALASAVCYGIADFTGGLLSRRTHFVTVALVGQAGGLLLSAVAAALVPATSPHPADLAWGALSGVGTGLGMLFLYRGLARGAMSVVVPVSAVGGVALPVLVGVAVLNDRPSAVSWLGTAVALPALWLVGRARPGDGPVAPAASAAGLAAGCGIALQYLALAQAGDGSGLWPVVAGRAAAVVTIAPLAAAAPARLRTTVRRAAGAAATGMTASAALVFYLLALREQLVSIAVVLSSLYPAIPVLLGVTVLRERLTRAQLTGVTAAGAAVALLALG
- a CDS encoding MFS transporter, which encodes MSTSRMSTDTGHPVTGSKRPLTALVAANYLSWIGNTMTLVAVPLYVLDISGSATQAGAAGFANALPMIIAGLAGGVVTDRVGPRRTSVAADLAAGVCMAAVPALHGSVGLALPVLMALLFLRTLADAPGAAARLALLPQVTNAAGTRPETANSLFHSAQRVAYVVGPPAAALMAGLTGPAAVLYVDAATFLVSALLIVVAVPRGRGKPAEGAEPAPEAGAEPAPRPGFLREVTDGGRFILRTPVLGAIISVVVVTNFLDDALTPVLLPVYSREVLHDADLVGWLLAANGIGAVAGSFGYAPASRRLLTNRWATFVGCFGLVCLARLCMIAQPGLWLMLLVSFAIGLASGPINPLVTGVVTAVTPESLLGRVWGAVMAMAFAVAPLGIFLTGWLADHAGLTATLTIFGGLYCLLILYALTNRALRGLGRTTGTQEQPLTH